From Streptomyces sp. NBC_01754, a single genomic window includes:
- a CDS encoding pyridoxamine 5'-phosphate oxidase family protein produces the protein MALSREEREQFLAEPHIAALAVDARREGRAPLTVPIWYQYETGGDAWIMTGRTSRKGLAIAEAGRFSLLADRLTPTIRYVSVEGPVVATGPATPEHLVELASRYLPAEKVAAYVDMASKEHGEQVVIRLRPEHWLSADLGTL, from the coding sequence ATGGCACTGAGCCGTGAAGAACGTGAGCAGTTCCTCGCCGAGCCGCACATCGCCGCACTGGCCGTCGACGCCCGGCGGGAGGGCCGGGCCCCGCTCACCGTGCCGATCTGGTACCAGTACGAGACGGGCGGCGACGCCTGGATCATGACAGGGCGCACCTCCCGCAAGGGGCTGGCGATCGCCGAGGCCGGACGGTTCAGCCTGCTGGCCGACCGCCTGACTCCCACCATCCGCTACGTCTCGGTCGAGGGGCCCGTCGTCGCCACCGGGCCGGCCACCCCTGAGCACCTGGTGGAACTGGCCTCGCGCTACCTCCCGGCGGAGAAGGTCGCCGCCTACGTCGACATGGCCTCGAAGGAGCACGGCGAGCAGGTGGTCATCCGGCTGCGGCCCGAGCACTGGCTCAGCGCCGACCTCGGCACGCTCTGA
- a CDS encoding ScbR family autoregulator-binding transcription factor encodes MSEGGTRVQDRARATRKVVLESAAHLFVERGYVGTSVNDISDRSGRTSGAIYFHYSSKEKLALAVIREQFATWPQLAAPYAAPEIPPLEKLVVLSFDIARALSEDVVARAGARLWAERRSIDATVPTPFDAWALAATRLLAEARSRGELAEDVDPSDTAVTLVCAFFGLCTLADEVRGGRDWGARLDHWWLLVLKSLQADPDPAALLARARTRIPARKEGRVRTAHR; translated from the coding sequence ATGAGTGAAGGTGGAACAAGGGTGCAGGACAGGGCGCGTGCGACCCGCAAAGTGGTACTGGAATCCGCAGCACACCTTTTTGTCGAACGCGGATACGTGGGCACCAGTGTCAATGACATAAGCGATCGCTCGGGGCGGACGAGTGGGGCCATCTATTTCCATTACTCCAGCAAGGAGAAACTGGCACTCGCCGTGATCCGGGAGCAGTTCGCCACCTGGCCGCAACTCGCCGCCCCGTACGCCGCTCCCGAGATCCCCCCGCTGGAGAAGCTGGTCGTCCTCAGTTTCGACATCGCCCGGGCCCTCAGTGAGGACGTCGTGGCCCGCGCCGGCGCGCGGCTGTGGGCGGAGCGCCGCAGCATCGACGCCACCGTGCCCACCCCGTTCGACGCCTGGGCGCTGGCCGCCACACGGCTCCTCGCGGAGGCGCGGTCGAGAGGCGAACTCGCGGAGGACGTCGACCCCTCGGACACCGCGGTCACCCTCGTCTGCGCGTTCTTCGGGCTGTGCACCCTGGCCGACGAGGTGCGCGGCGGGCGGGACTGGGGAGCGCGGCTGGACCACTGGTGGCTGTTGGTGCTCAAGTCCCTGCAAGCGGATCCCGACCCGGCGGCGCTGCTCGCACGGGCGCGGACGAGGATCCCCGCCCGGAAGGAGGGCCGGGTCCGTACCGCGCACCGGTGA
- a CDS encoding ATP-binding protein produces the protein MRAVGWARSFPVSRGVRAGRHWTREHLESLDWTKGAPETVDAILLSVSELITNAHVHAHSEAQLVLTWDSRCLHVSVHDGDSAPPAPREADGDRTSGRGLAIVDALADCWATRPQSSGKTVIACFVPPGTPPVHHGDPSG, from the coding sequence ATGCGGGCGGTGGGCTGGGCCCGGTCCTTCCCGGTGTCGCGTGGCGTACGCGCCGGCCGGCACTGGACACGGGAGCACCTGGAGTCGCTGGACTGGACGAAGGGCGCGCCCGAGACGGTGGACGCGATCCTGCTCAGCGTCTCGGAACTCATCACCAACGCGCACGTGCACGCGCACAGCGAGGCTCAGTTGGTCCTGACCTGGGACAGCCGCTGCCTGCACGTCAGTGTCCACGACGGGGACTCGGCGCCGCCGGCACCGCGGGAAGCCGACGGCGACCGGACGAGTGGGCGTGGGCTGGCCATCGTGGACGCGCTCGCCGACTGCTGGGCCACCCGTCCGCAGTCGTCGGGCAAGACGGTCATCGCCTGCTTCGTACCCCCCGGCACTCCCCCGGTCCACCACGGGGATCCCTCCGGCTGA
- the ppk2 gene encoding polyphosphate kinase 2, with protein sequence MDQDQVAGHLLDGLTVDTTRPEQPILLDEAGRAIKTWRQNHPYDHKVGREEYERVKRVLQIELLKLQRWTKDTGARVVVVCEGRDAAGKGGTIQRLTERLNPRGARIVALDKPTDRERGQWYFQRYAAHLPAPGELVFFDRSWYNRAGVERVMGFCTPSEYALFLKQCPVFEEMLVDDGIVLVKFWFSVSRAEQRTRFAIRQVDPVRQWKLSPTDIDSLDRWDDYTTAKIDMFRATDTEHAPWTVVKSNDKRRARLEAMRSLLARVDYAAKDPGAVGGPDPLIVGPAATLLEPGEEDTALSPTRLASHPEGPGEHP encoded by the coding sequence GTGGACCAAGATCAGGTGGCTGGACATCTGCTGGACGGTCTGACCGTCGACACGACCAGGCCGGAGCAGCCGATCCTGCTCGACGAGGCGGGCCGGGCGATCAAGACCTGGCGGCAGAACCACCCGTACGACCACAAGGTCGGGCGCGAGGAGTACGAGCGGGTCAAGCGCGTTCTCCAGATCGAACTGCTCAAGCTCCAGCGGTGGACCAAGGACACCGGCGCCCGGGTCGTCGTGGTGTGCGAGGGGCGTGACGCGGCGGGGAAGGGCGGCACCATCCAGCGCCTCACCGAACGCCTCAACCCCCGCGGCGCACGCATCGTCGCCCTGGACAAGCCGACGGACCGTGAGCGCGGTCAGTGGTACTTCCAGCGCTACGCGGCGCATCTGCCGGCGCCGGGCGAACTCGTCTTCTTCGACCGCTCCTGGTACAACCGGGCCGGTGTGGAACGCGTCATGGGATTCTGCACCCCGTCGGAGTACGCGCTCTTCCTCAAACAGTGCCCGGTCTTCGAGGAGATGCTGGTCGACGACGGCATCGTGCTGGTGAAGTTCTGGTTCTCCGTCTCACGGGCCGAGCAGCGCACACGCTTCGCGATCCGGCAGGTCGACCCCGTGCGCCAGTGGAAGCTCTCGCCCACCGACATCGATTCGCTGGACCGCTGGGACGACTACACCACGGCCAAGATCGACATGTTCCGGGCCACGGACACCGAGCACGCGCCGTGGACGGTGGTGAAGAGCAACGACAAGCGCCGGGCCCGACTCGAAGCGATGCGCAGCCTTCTGGCCCGCGTCGACTACGCCGCGAAGGACCCCGGCGCCGTCGGCGGTCCGGACCCGCTCATCGTGGGTCCCGCCGCCACCCTCCTGGAGCCGGGCGAGGAGGACACCGCGCTCTCGCCCACCCGTCTCGCCTCGCACCCCGAGGGGCCGGGCGAACACCCGTAG